CGCAGAACGTGGGAACAAGCACAGCTCCAGTTTGAAACATCGTAATATGCTAAGCGTGCAGGTCCAAGCTTCTCAGGGAAGCGCCACTTCCTGATGCTCGGCCGTGGCAGCCCTGGCCACCTTCCGTCGCTGGATGCGCGGCAGTTCGGTGACTTCCTTGTGGGAATAGTCCAATATCTTTTTGCCATCCAACAACGCCAAGAGCAGACCTTCTTCCCGGCAACGACCGGCATGAGCGCATTTCTTGCGGCTCCTTTCAAAGTAGTATAGCGGTGTCAGACAACTGAAGGCGCTAACGGCGATACTGTCTTCGGTTTGGTCGTTTCCGTATGCGATTTTCTTCTTCCCACGAAGGATTTCTTTTCCCATGACGAGATCCTGACAATCATCTCCAAAACGCGGGCACCTGGCACAATGCTCGAAAAATCTTAGAGGCGCCTGACATCCGAACTCCAATACACTGATTTTCCCAGGAATCCTCTTTGCCATAATTTCCTCCTCCACGCGAAGTCTAGTGTCAAAATATGGAATATAAAATAACATACATACTAATACTACCCTTGTCAACATTAGTTATACTAAATGCCCACAACAAAGTTATGCATATGTGGCATGTTCTTTCTGTTCTATCTTGACTTAATCCACAGTAATCTTGCCACGTTGGGGCCTGGGTTTCTCCATTGACTCGGCATCTCGGAGGTCAAATAGATCACATCCCCTGCCCGCACCGTATAGGTGGCTTTGTTGAGGGACATTCTAAGCTTGCCGGAAAGGAGGTAGCCTATCTCTTCGCCCTTGTGGATAAAAAAATGGGCGGGCAAGTGCTTATTAGGCATGATTTCAATAAGATACGGTTCCATTTTGCCGTCAAAATCAAGCGGTGTTAAAAGGTAGCCTTCCAGCGACCCTTTAGGTAGGTCAGGAAAACCCACACTCACGGCCTCTGCCGCAGGAAAGATGATCCGTTTTTCCAACTCCATGGCCTGTTCAAAGAGGGAGGTGATATCAACTGAAAGGACCTCGGCCATCTTGAGCAAGGCCGGTAGAGAAGGATAGATAATGTTCGCCTCCACCTGGGAGATGGTGCTGGGTGTTACGCCCACCAATTTGGCCAATTCTGCCTGTGACAGACCCCGCTTGGTTCTTAGCTCTTTGATGCGCAGTCCCAGGTTGAGCCGGGCTGCACCGTGTTTTTCTCCTTCAAACGTGACCGTAAGATCTTTGGTCCAGTAGCGATGGGGTTCGCGGATGTCCTCCGTGCCGCGATTTTCAGCCTTCAGGATCTTCAGTGTGGTGGTGCCTCTCTTTATGGAAAGGTCGATGGCAACCTGTGCAATCTGATTGATCTGGGCCCGGAGTTGTTGCGAGTGGGCTAATTTTTCCATAATCCAGTATGCAATGGTGTCCAGCTCATAGAGGCGGGGGCAGGAATGGGAATAGAATTTGAGGATGGCCTCCTCGCCTCCCCAGATTTTCTGCATGCCGGTCATACTTTCGAATATCAGGCGCACGTCTCCTTGCATGGTTTCATGGAGCCCGTA
This portion of the Deltaproteobacteria bacterium genome encodes:
- a CDS encoding helix-turn-helix domain-containing protein is translated as MTQKVRVSSGVSQLDRLLGGLFIGDNVVWHDDSGNLAVTFCLNFLQTSLLLQKPVIYVSFDRSPKNLLDKLGALAESADLTILDAFTCGKGASSPIFMKFYEEPDPERVCSVKRMEKPRDTDYVMETIYGLHETMQGDVRLIFESMTGMQKIWGGEEAILKFYSHSCPRLYELDTIAYWIMEKLAHSQQLRAQINQIAQVAIDLSIKRGTTTLKILKAENRGTEDIREPHRYWTKDLTVTFEGEKHGAARLNLGLRIKELRTKRGLSQAELAKLVGVTPSTISQVEANIIYPSLPALLKMAEVLSVDITSLFEQAMELEKRIIFPAAEAVSVGFPDLPKGSLEGYLLTPLDFDGKMEPYLIEIMPNKHLPAHFFIHKGEEIGYLLSGKLRMSLNKATYTVRAGDVIYLTSEMPSQWRNPGPNVARLLWIKSR